From one Propionispora hippei DSM 15287 genomic stretch:
- a CDS encoding transposase — protein sequence MDDTKSLAHSKWRCKYHIVFAPKYRRQVIYGKIKADIGVILRKLCEYKGVEILEAN from the coding sequence ATGGATGATACTAAGAGTTTAGCACATAGTAAATGGCGGTGCAAATATCATATAGTATTTGCACCAAAATATCGTAGACAGGTGATATATGGAAAAATAAAAGCGGATATAGGAGTGATCTTAAGGAAGCTGTGTGAGTACAAAGGTGTGGAAATTTTAGAAGCTAAC
- a CDS encoding PRC-barrel domain-containing protein, which translates to MKALYSLIGLPVMEIETGLQVGEVKDIVLNLEKVTVCGILVSQTGWLNDSAYISFASIYNMGRDAVMIRNKAVLEEFSVASSDNCYLTSLCTKQIFTETGLQLGVLTDICFDQSTGELKAYLLSDGIITDLLYGRMVMPIPQVQVIGQDRLIVPESMSDLVQSEVRKLGEVQL; encoded by the coding sequence ATGAAAGCACTGTATTCGTTAATCGGCCTGCCGGTGATGGAAATAGAAACAGGCTTGCAGGTTGGGGAAGTCAAGGATATTGTTTTGAATTTGGAAAAAGTAACTGTTTGCGGGATTTTAGTCAGCCAAACGGGTTGGTTAAATGATAGCGCCTATATTTCCTTTGCCAGCATATATAACATGGGGCGCGATGCTGTCATGATACGCAACAAGGCTGTGCTGGAGGAATTTAGTGTAGCAAGCTCAGATAATTGTTATTTGACCAGTCTATGTACAAAACAAATCTTTACTGAAACCGGTTTGCAGCTTGGCGTACTTACAGATATCTGTTTTGATCAGTCAACAGGTGAATTAAAAGCGTACTTATTATCTGATGGAATCATAACCGACTTGCTATATGGGCGCATGGTTATGCCGATACCTCAAGTACAAGTAATAGGTCAAGACCGTCTTATTGTTCCTGAAAGCATGAGTGATCTTGTACAGAGCGAAGTACGCAAGCTAGGTGAGGTGCAGCTATGA